Proteins encoded within one genomic window of Rossellomorea vietnamensis:
- a CDS encoding DUF1456 family protein, with amino-acid sequence MNIDNNDILIRLRYALDLKNTEMVDIFKLGGIELSKDEVMKVLTKSMEHEESEDGMNKEDDHIHCDDEMFESFLNGFITFKRGKREPKPGQEERPELTYEHVNNLLLKKVKIALSLTSEDMIEILELADVHITKGELGAILRREGHKNYRICGDRYARNFLKGLAIRYRG; translated from the coding sequence ATGAATATTGATAATAACGATATCTTAATTCGATTGCGTTACGCTCTCGATCTTAAAAATACAGAAATGGTAGACATCTTCAAGCTTGGCGGAATAGAATTATCTAAAGATGAAGTCATGAAAGTGCTGACGAAGTCAATGGAGCATGAAGAATCAGAAGATGGGATGAATAAAGAAGATGATCACATCCATTGTGACGATGAAATGTTCGAATCCTTTTTAAATGGCTTTATCACGTTCAAAAGAGGGAAGCGTGAACCTAAGCCTGGACAAGAAGAAAGACCGGAATTAACGTATGAACATGTGAATAATCTTCTTTTAAAGAAAGTTAAGATTGCCCTTTCCTTAACCAGTGAGGATATGATTGAGATCCTGGAATTAGCTGACGTTCATATCACAAAAGGGGAATTAGGTGCGATTTTACGAAGAGAAGGCCATAAAAATTACCGCATTTGCGGCGATCGCTACGCGCGGAACTTCTTAAAGGGATTGGCAA